From a single Sinomonas atrocyanea genomic region:
- a CDS encoding IclR family transcriptional regulator gives MAGGSSEPGRTVTSKALAILFAFESGRRSLSLSELAEAAHLPLSTTHRLVGELVDSGALARDPQGRIQLGIRLWELGQNAGRALRDTARPYLQDLFSLTGETSHLAIREGYEVLYIDRIYGTKRVPRASRVGGRLPMHATAVGKVILAFEEDWVRDAYFNRQLEQPTAFTHVNPARLAEELVQIREQGYATTAEEVRLGSASLAVPVFHTGRIGAGLGIVVLSSQAPGMLRHLPTLRGIAAQIERATAHIPLETLRASAKIER, from the coding sequence CTTCGCGTTCGAGTCCGGGCGCCGGTCGCTGAGCCTGTCCGAACTGGCCGAGGCCGCGCACCTCCCCCTGAGCACCACCCACCGGCTGGTGGGCGAGCTCGTCGACTCGGGCGCCCTGGCCCGCGACCCGCAGGGACGCATCCAGCTCGGGATCCGCCTCTGGGAGCTGGGACAGAATGCCGGCCGCGCCCTGCGCGACACCGCCCGCCCCTACCTGCAGGACCTGTTCTCCCTCACCGGCGAGACGTCCCACCTGGCCATCCGGGAGGGCTACGAGGTCCTCTACATCGACCGGATCTACGGCACCAAGCGGGTGCCGCGTGCCTCCCGGGTGGGCGGCCGCCTCCCGATGCATGCCACGGCGGTGGGCAAGGTGATCCTCGCGTTCGAGGAGGACTGGGTCCGCGACGCCTACTTCAACCGGCAGCTCGAACAGCCCACGGCGTTCACGCACGTCAATCCGGCGCGGCTCGCCGAGGAACTCGTGCAGATCCGCGAGCAGGGATACGCCACCACGGCCGAGGAGGTGCGCCTGGGCTCCGCCTCCCTCGCGGTCCCGGTGTTCCACACGGGCCGGATCGGCGCGGGCCTGGGGATCGTGGTCCTGTCCTCGCAGGCACCCGGAATGCTGCGCCACCTGCCCACGCTGCGGGGCATCGCGGCCCAGATCGAGCGGGCCACGGCGCACATCCCCCTCGAGACGCTCCGCGCGAGCGCCAAGATCGAGAGGTGA
- a CDS encoding flavodoxin domain-containing protein, with protein MKRVILAYGAAGGHIAKISDVISEVLRSHDIDVTFLDVNADREADPAEYDGAVVGASIHLGRHEKHMVEFIRTYVDALNRMPSAFFSASLEVEADPDEAKGLVEQFERETGWRPDRVALFGGALVHAHYGFARRHLMKRQDEGQKPGLGTDVSRDYVYTEWDAVRRFAEDFAADVNASGTHRA; from the coding sequence GTGAAGCGCGTTATCCTCGCCTATGGAGCGGCCGGCGGACACATCGCGAAGATCAGCGACGTGATCTCGGAGGTCCTCCGCTCCCACGATATCGACGTCACGTTCCTGGACGTGAACGCGGACCGGGAGGCCGACCCGGCCGAGTACGACGGCGCGGTCGTGGGCGCCTCCATCCATCTGGGCCGGCACGAGAAGCACATGGTGGAGTTCATCCGGACCTACGTGGACGCGCTCAACCGCATGCCCTCGGCGTTCTTCTCGGCGAGCCTGGAGGTCGAGGCCGACCCGGACGAGGCCAAGGGCCTCGTGGAGCAGTTCGAGCGGGAGACCGGCTGGCGGCCGGACCGGGTCGCCCTGTTCGGCGGCGCGCTCGTTCACGCGCACTACGGGTTCGCCCGTCGGCACCTCATGAAGAGGCAGGACGAGGGGCAGAAGCCGGGGCTCGGAACGGACGTGAGCCGCGACTACGTGTACACGGAGTGGGACGCCGTCCGCCGGTTCGCTGAGGACTTCGCCGCGGACGTCAACGCGAGCGGGACGCATCGGGCCTGA
- a CDS encoding MFS transporter, with the protein MTPVRRPRWLTRNVATLSGVSFLQDAASELLYPILPIFLTTVLGAPAAVVGAVEGAAEGAASLTKIAAGRLADRSSKRRLIGLGYGLAAVGKLIIALAGSWPVVLLARCVDRLGKGVRGAPRDALLMDGVGEGSRGRIFGFHRMADTLGAVVGPALGLVLYELFHRQIPPLLWVAVVPAVLSVLLVAAVREQRRAPAAVVRQMVPRRTTPAAHPGAPARLPARLRLLIGGLAVFSLVNFPDALLLLRAHDLGLTTEGVIGAYILYNVAYAGLSYPAGALSDRVPRHLVFAAGLACFAAGYLGLGLITDPGWVFPVLIVYGGFAAATDGVGKAWVSSLAPAQVQGRAQGLFQGLTGGGVLVAGIWAGLAWGDAGRVPLLVSGAAGLVLAVGLVVAGRRLGAATPLGAAPPAP; encoded by the coding sequence GTGACCCCCGTGAGGCGCCCGCGCTGGCTGACCCGCAACGTCGCCACGCTCTCCGGCGTGAGCTTCCTGCAGGACGCCGCGAGCGAGCTGCTCTACCCGATCCTGCCGATCTTCCTCACCACCGTCCTCGGCGCCCCGGCCGCCGTGGTGGGCGCGGTCGAGGGCGCGGCGGAGGGAGCGGCGTCGCTGACCAAGATCGCGGCCGGCCGCCTCGCGGACCGCTCCTCGAAGCGGCGCCTCATCGGCCTCGGCTACGGGCTCGCGGCCGTGGGGAAGCTGATCATCGCCCTCGCCGGCTCGTGGCCCGTGGTCCTGCTGGCGCGCTGCGTGGACCGGCTCGGCAAGGGGGTCCGGGGCGCGCCCCGCGACGCGCTCCTGATGGACGGGGTGGGCGAGGGCAGCCGCGGGAGGATCTTCGGCTTCCACCGCATGGCGGACACCCTCGGCGCCGTGGTCGGCCCTGCCCTCGGCCTCGTCCTCTACGAGCTCTTCCACCGGCAGATCCCGCCGCTGCTGTGGGTCGCCGTGGTCCCCGCCGTCCTCTCGGTGCTGCTCGTCGCCGCGGTGCGGGAACAGCGCAGGGCCCCCGCCGCCGTCGTGCGCCAGATGGTGCCGCGACGCACGACGCCGGCCGCGCACCCGGGTGCCCCGGCCCGCCTCCCGGCGCGGCTGCGGCTGCTCATCGGGGGGCTTGCGGTGTTCTCGCTCGTGAACTTCCCTGACGCGCTCCTGCTGCTGCGGGCGCACGATCTGGGCCTGACGACCGAGGGCGTGATCGGCGCGTACATCCTCTACAACGTCGCGTACGCGGGGCTGTCGTACCCGGCGGGGGCGCTCTCCGACCGGGTCCCCCGCCACCTCGTGTTCGCCGCGGGGCTGGCGTGCTTCGCGGCGGGCTACCTGGGGCTCGGGCTCATCACCGATCCGGGATGGGTGTTCCCGGTGCTGATCGTGTACGGCGGGTTCGCGGCGGCGACCGACGGCGTGGGCAAGGCGTGGGTCTCGAGCCTCGCCCCGGCGCAGGTGCAAGGCCGGGCGCAGGGCCTGTTCCAGGGGCTCACCGGCGGCGGAGTCCTCGTCGCCGGGATCTGGGCAGGCCTCGCGTGGGGCGACGCCGGCCGCGTGCCGCTGCTGGTGAGCGGGGCCGCGGGGCTGGTGCTCGCCGTCGGCCTCGTCGTGGCGGGCCGGCGGCTGGGCGCGGCCACCCCGCTGGGCGCTGCTCCCCCTGCTCCGTGA
- a CDS encoding MFS transporter, with the protein MPKLGRSKKIFQLALLTLAAGSIYPLVYLRQNFEATILTVFHLSNSELADLYSMLGIIFVIGYIPSGWLADRIPVRYLIVFSLAVTAITGLFYAQVPDKSTLLYVYLAWGFATVFTFWSAILKTVSLLADKSEEGKYFGALDGGRGLVEAILASCAVGLFAVFAGSGTPDFASSKAGFQAVVYMYCAVLIAIAVLIFFVLSDGETTAKATRDEPVESTFAAVRRILKIREVWVMSIVLFCGYTLFWAHYYFSGFLNVNLAVSPVNAGVVTVIMLWMRPIGGFGGGYLADRLGKSRVLAVAMTAAAAGLIGLSLLPSGSTAVADVLVVAVGLFLYAIRGVYWSLLDDCRVPAAATGIAIGIISFVGYLPDIVIPQISGAIYAAFGKDVAGANSLFFIVTAAIGVIGAGAAAYFAVLMKKRRTAEAASVGAALPAAG; encoded by the coding sequence ATGCCTAAGCTCGGCAGATCGAAGAAGATTTTTCAGCTTGCACTGCTCACCCTCGCCGCCGGCTCGATCTACCCCCTGGTCTACCTGCGCCAGAACTTCGAAGCCACGATCCTGACGGTCTTCCACCTGAGCAACTCGGAGCTCGCCGACCTCTACTCGATGCTGGGGATCATCTTTGTGATCGGCTACATCCCCAGCGGCTGGCTGGCCGACCGGATCCCGGTGCGGTACCTGATCGTGTTCTCGCTGGCCGTCACCGCCATCACCGGGCTCTTCTACGCCCAGGTCCCGGACAAGTCCACCCTGCTGTACGTCTACCTCGCGTGGGGCTTCGCGACCGTCTTCACCTTCTGGAGCGCCATCCTCAAGACCGTGAGCCTCCTGGCCGACAAGAGCGAAGAGGGCAAGTACTTCGGGGCGCTCGACGGCGGACGAGGCCTGGTCGAGGCGATCCTCGCCAGCTGCGCCGTGGGACTCTTCGCCGTCTTCGCCGGGAGCGGCACCCCCGACTTCGCGTCCTCCAAGGCCGGCTTCCAGGCCGTGGTCTACATGTACTGCGCGGTCCTCATCGCCATCGCCGTGCTCATCTTCTTCGTCCTCTCGGACGGGGAGACGACCGCGAAGGCCACCCGGGACGAGCCCGTCGAGTCCACGTTCGCCGCCGTGCGCCGCATCCTCAAGATCCGTGAAGTCTGGGTCATGAGCATCGTCCTCTTCTGCGGCTACACCCTCTTCTGGGCCCACTACTACTTCTCCGGATTCCTCAACGTGAACCTCGCGGTCTCGCCCGTCAACGCCGGCGTCGTCACCGTGATCATGCTCTGGATGCGCCCGATCGGTGGATTCGGCGGCGGCTACCTCGCCGACAGGCTCGGCAAGTCCCGCGTCCTCGCCGTCGCCATGACCGCCGCGGCAGCGGGACTGATCGGCCTGAGCCTCCTCCCCAGCGGCTCCACCGCGGTGGCAGACGTGCTCGTGGTGGCCGTGGGCCTGTTCCTCTACGCCATCCGCGGCGTCTACTGGTCCCTGCTCGACGACTGCCGCGTGCCCGCCGCGGCCACCGGCATCGCGATCGGGATCATCTCCTTCGTCGGCTACCTCCCCGACATCGTCATCCCGCAGATCAGCGGCGCCATCTACGCGGCGTTCGGCAAGGACGTCGCGGGCGCCAACAGCCTGTTCTTCATCGTCACGGCCGCGATCGGCGTCATCGGGGCCGGTGCGGCGGCCTACTTCGCGGTGCTCATGAAGAAGCGGAGGACCGCAGAGGCCGCCAGCGTGGGCGCGGCGCTTCCCGCGGCAGGCTAG
- a CDS encoding FGGY-family carbohydrate kinase gives MTSKYIIGLDGGSQSSKATIFDTDGNVVCEATQPLAPMHTPGAGIAEHPDDDLYTSVVAAASRVMEAFPGNPADIVGVGLCSIRCCRALVRSDGTLAEPVQSWMDERLSRPYEHTNQEVAYVTTASGYLMGRLTGELTDTIANYIGPWPMDVRTWDWFDDQETFDSFNVPREMLYRLQMPGDIGGYVNAAFSSQTGIPEGLPVVHTANDKATEALGSGLRDGATGLVSLGTYIAGMVMGKEFAPDPQSYFSNFASEPYRYLYECAGIRRGMWTVSWLRDLLGTEIALAAAAAGLSSEEHLNLAASAVPAGSDGLLCVLDWLAPPNKPFKKGMFIGFDERHGYAHMYRAVLEGIAFTMKRNMDAMAAERGLDLEALVLSGGGSNSDLAAQIFADVFNVPVVRNSVRNAAGLGAAICTAVACGIYAGFDEAREHMVHRHDRFEPTPGNARLYGELCAVAGEIPRQTDPILERIHQILTDDKGAISHA, from the coding sequence ATGACCAGCAAGTACATCATCGGACTCGACGGGGGATCGCAGAGTTCGAAGGCCACCATCTTCGACACCGACGGGAACGTCGTGTGCGAGGCGACCCAGCCCCTGGCGCCGATGCACACCCCCGGAGCCGGGATCGCCGAGCACCCGGACGACGACCTCTATACGTCTGTGGTGGCCGCGGCCTCCCGGGTGATGGAGGCATTCCCCGGCAACCCCGCCGACATCGTGGGCGTCGGACTCTGCAGCATCCGCTGCTGCAGGGCCCTGGTCCGCAGCGACGGCACCCTCGCCGAGCCCGTCCAGAGTTGGATGGACGAGCGCCTGTCGAGGCCCTACGAGCACACCAACCAGGAGGTCGCCTACGTCACCACCGCGTCCGGGTACCTCATGGGGCGCCTCACCGGTGAGCTGACGGACACGATCGCCAACTACATCGGGCCCTGGCCGATGGACGTGCGGACCTGGGACTGGTTCGACGACCAGGAGACGTTCGACTCCTTCAACGTGCCGCGGGAGATGCTCTACCGCCTGCAGATGCCCGGGGACATCGGCGGGTACGTCAACGCCGCCTTCTCCAGCCAGACCGGCATCCCCGAGGGCCTGCCGGTCGTTCACACCGCCAACGACAAGGCCACCGAGGCGCTCGGCTCGGGGCTCCGCGACGGCGCCACCGGGCTGGTCTCGCTCGGCACCTACATCGCGGGCATGGTCATGGGAAAGGAGTTCGCCCCCGATCCTCAGAGCTACTTCTCCAACTTCGCCTCCGAGCCGTACCGGTACCTCTACGAGTGCGCCGGCATCAGACGGGGCATGTGGACCGTCTCCTGGCTCCGTGACCTGCTCGGAACCGAGATCGCCCTCGCCGCAGCAGCGGCCGGCCTCAGCAGCGAGGAGCACCTCAACCTCGCGGCCTCAGCCGTCCCCGCAGGGAGCGACGGGCTGCTGTGCGTCCTCGACTGGCTCGCGCCACCGAACAAGCCCTTCAAGAAGGGAATGTTCATCGGCTTCGACGAGCGCCACGGCTATGCGCACATGTACCGGGCAGTGCTGGAGGGCATCGCCTTCACCATGAAGCGGAACATGGACGCCATGGCCGCGGAGCGGGGCCTCGACCTCGAGGCGCTGGTCCTCTCCGGAGGCGGCTCGAACAGCGACCTCGCGGCACAGATCTTCGCCGATGTGTTCAACGTCCCCGTGGTCAGGAACTCCGTCCGCAACGCTGCCGGCCTCGGGGCCGCGATCTGCACCGCCGTGGCCTGCGGAATCTACGCCGGCTTCGACGAGGCCCGCGAGCACATGGTGCACCGCCACGACCGCTTCGAGCCCACGCCCGGCAACGCCAGGCTCTACGGCGAACTCTGCGCCGTCGCGGGGGAGATACCCCGCCAGACGGACCCCATCCTCGAACGAATCCACCAGATCCTCACAGATGACAAAGGAGCCATCTCCCATGCCTAA